One Sporocytophaga myxococcoides DNA segment encodes these proteins:
- a CDS encoding alpha/beta fold hydrolase, whose amino-acid sequence MAISSLKYKSAGRGPAVVFIHGFCEEKSLWKDFLNHLKGNYHVITPDLPGFGESPLNITPVSMEYFADEIRSLLKDLSVKECIMIGHSLGGYVALAFAEKYPEMLKGLGLFHSMAFADSPEKQENRNKTIQFIEKNGVAPFADSFVEPLFFMRNRKNLEREIQTMIETTRNTSIISIIETTKAMRDRKDRTDVLKTTQVPVLFIVGKDDGPVPLEKNLEQCYLPKHSVVHFFSDCGHMGMFEKREETLKAVEKYLELCG is encoded by the coding sequence ATGGCTATATCATCTTTAAAATACAAATCAGCAGGTCGCGGGCCTGCTGTTGTTTTTATACATGGATTCTGTGAAGAAAAATCCTTATGGAAAGACTTCTTAAATCACTTAAAAGGCAATTATCATGTAATCACTCCTGACTTACCAGGGTTTGGTGAAAGTCCCTTAAATATAACTCCTGTTAGCATGGAATACTTTGCCGATGAGATCAGAAGCCTTCTAAAAGACCTTTCTGTAAAAGAATGCATTATGATCGGGCATTCTCTGGGTGGATATGTCGCCCTTGCCTTCGCGGAAAAATATCCTGAAATGCTTAAGGGGCTAGGTCTTTTTCATTCAATGGCTTTTGCAGATAGCCCGGAAAAGCAGGAAAACAGAAATAAGACTATTCAATTTATTGAGAAAAACGGAGTTGCTCCATTTGCAGACAGCTTTGTTGAGCCTCTTTTTTTCATGAGGAACAGGAAGAATCTGGAAAGAGAAATTCAAACAATGATTGAAACAACCAGAAACACTTCCATAATATCGATCATTGAAACAACCAAAGCAATGCGGGACAGGAAGGACAGAACAGATGTTTTGAAAACTACTCAAGTCCCGGTTTTATTCATAGTGGGCAAAGACGATGGACCAGTACCACTGGAAAAAAACCTAGAGCAATGCTACCTTCCCAAGCACAGCGTTGTACATTTTTTCTCTGACTGCGGACACATGGGTATGTTTGAAAAAAGAGAGGAGACGCTGAAAGCGGTTGAGAAATATCTTGAATTGTGTGGGTAA
- a CDS encoding S9 family peptidase, which yields MLKRFFLITLILFAHFLTYSQPKKPIGIEDIWLKGTFRPEIPQGFAWMKNDSYYTELVSDNTIQRVIQFDAKNGKEVKTIFSSSELTTQYQLNIEEYFFSPDETMLLVASATEPIYRRSSKSIFYLINLTTKKATPLSSSEKIAYPTFSPDGKKIAYVKNNDLYFTSVSDGKETRITFTGMINKIINGSTDWVYEEEFEITKAFSWSEDSKKIAFLTFDESDVKEYNMQLWDGLYPTDYRFKYPKAGEKNSELSVSCYFTEENKTKEIFSGKGKDLYIPRLQWTKNPSVVSFIRMNRLQNHMEILHADVFTGKINTGYEEKSDTYIEINDNLTYLADNNHFVLTSEKSGYRHIYLYNLEGKEVRQITSGNWEVEKLSGIDEATQKIYYTSTEASPLERQFYVIGFDGKNKKQLSSGKGTHDIEMSSNKNFYLDIFSTISTPHITSIFNKSGKEVRPVTQNKELIQKMSSFSIIEPEFFQFKSANGDSFDGWMIKPKEISTGKKLPVMFYVYGGPGFQTVKNEWMGPNYYWFQALAAKGYIIVSVDPRGCGGRGTAIKKITQKSLGKYETEDLIASAKYISGLNYVDANRIGIFGWSYGGYLSSLAMTLGADYFKTGIAVAPVTNWRFYDTIYTERYLGLPQENPEGYDKYSPLSHTAKLKGNYLLVHGTADDNVHVQNSMMMTDALVNSNKQFELFYYTNKNHGIYGGYTRFHLYKKMSDFIEKNL from the coding sequence ATGTTAAAAAGATTTTTTTTAATCACATTAATACTTTTCGCACATTTCTTAACTTATTCACAGCCCAAAAAACCAATCGGGATAGAAGACATCTGGCTCAAAGGCACTTTTCGTCCGGAAATTCCTCAGGGTTTTGCCTGGATGAAAAATGATTCTTACTATACTGAACTGGTCAGCGATAATACAATTCAGCGCGTTATCCAATTTGATGCCAAAAATGGAAAAGAAGTAAAAACCATATTCTCTTCCTCTGAATTAACTACTCAGTATCAATTAAATATAGAAGAATATTTTTTTAGCCCTGACGAAACCATGCTCCTCGTTGCCTCAGCTACAGAACCAATATACAGAAGATCGTCCAAAAGTATTTTTTATCTCATTAACCTTACCACTAAAAAAGCTACTCCACTATCCTCTTCAGAAAAAATAGCTTATCCTACCTTTTCACCTGATGGAAAGAAAATAGCATATGTAAAAAACAATGATTTATATTTTACATCTGTATCAGACGGAAAAGAAACCAGAATCACATTCACCGGAATGATCAATAAAATCATTAATGGAAGTACAGACTGGGTGTATGAAGAAGAATTTGAAATAACCAAAGCTTTTTCCTGGTCAGAAGACAGCAAAAAAATAGCTTTCCTTACTTTTGATGAATCCGATGTTAAAGAGTACAATATGCAACTTTGGGATGGTCTGTATCCTACAGATTATAGATTTAAATATCCAAAAGCGGGTGAAAAAAACTCTGAACTTAGCGTATCATGTTACTTCACAGAGGAAAACAAAACCAAAGAAATTTTCTCAGGCAAAGGAAAAGATCTTTATATTCCAAGACTTCAATGGACCAAAAACCCTTCTGTGGTAAGCTTTATAAGAATGAACAGACTGCAAAACCATATGGAGATCTTGCATGCTGATGTTTTCACAGGAAAAATTAATACCGGATATGAAGAAAAATCCGACACATATATTGAGATCAATGACAACCTGACCTACCTGGCTGATAACAACCACTTTGTTTTAACAAGCGAAAAATCAGGATACAGACACATATATTTGTATAATCTTGAAGGAAAAGAAGTAAGGCAAATTACCAGTGGAAACTGGGAAGTCGAGAAACTTTCAGGAATTGATGAAGCCACACAAAAGATTTACTATACCTCTACCGAAGCCTCACCCCTGGAAAGGCAATTTTATGTGATCGGTTTTGATGGAAAAAACAAAAAACAACTTAGTTCCGGCAAAGGAACACATGACATAGAAATGAGTTCCAATAAGAATTTCTATCTGGACATCTTTAGTACCATCAGCACTCCTCATATAACTTCCATATTCAATAAATCAGGAAAAGAGGTACGTCCCGTTACACAAAATAAGGAATTAATTCAGAAAATGTCTTCCTTCTCCATCATTGAGCCTGAATTTTTCCAGTTTAAATCTGCTAATGGTGATTCCTTTGATGGCTGGATGATAAAGCCAAAAGAAATTTCAACTGGAAAAAAGTTACCTGTAATGTTTTATGTCTATGGTGGTCCGGGCTTCCAGACAGTTAAAAATGAGTGGATGGGACCAAACTATTACTGGTTTCAGGCTTTGGCTGCAAAAGGCTACATCATAGTCAGCGTGGATCCAAGAGGTTGTGGCGGAAGAGGAACTGCAATAAAAAAGATCACACAAAAAAGTCTTGGTAAATATGAAACCGAAGACCTTATTGCATCAGCAAAATACATCTCCGGCCTTAACTATGTTGATGCCAACCGCATCGGAATTTTCGGCTGGAGTTACGGAGGTTATCTATCTTCTCTAGCCATGACCCTGGGAGCAGATTATTTTAAGACCGGCATTGCGGTAGCTCCTGTTACAAACTGGAGATTCTATGACACCATTTATACAGAACGTTACCTTGGACTTCCGCAAGAAAATCCTGAAGGTTATGACAAATATTCTCCATTAAGCCATACAGCAAAACTGAAAGGTAACTATCTCCTCGTACATGGAACAGCTGATGATAACGTTCATGTTCAGAATTCAATGATGATGACCGATGCTTTGGTAAACAGCAATAAGCAATTTGAGTTATTCTATTATACCAACAAAAATCATGGAATTTACGGAGGTTATACCAGATTCCATTTATATAAAAAGATGAGTGACTTTATCGAAAAAAATCTTTAA
- a CDS encoding cellulase family glycosylhydrolase: MKIKILFVLSLLIVVFNSYGQDFVKRDGKKLKYKGEEILLRGMAFGNVVYNDNFSPSLHHSEIDLQRVHNLGMNAIRFYLNYKTFENDANPYTYKQSGWDWIDKNVEWAKNHGIFLILNMHVPQGGYQSTCGGDALWTNPENQKRLAALWKAIASRYKDEPQIGAYDILNEPTPSGSIQNWSNLAQRIIDSIRSVDNNHLIITERALALDCDYSYSDANNNYPQITEENLMYTVHLYDPYEFTHQNLDWANTGEGGKYPDENFITAPSDATYFTGNYTNPSIGSGTKDWTYFTGKPYTVIDDEVILGRVVFVSNKIGAGKVYFDDFVLKELDASGNEIRTIYSENLSSGTYWWYSADGTGAYKEESSVGHNDNYSISISGNQAAATVICPNFSFKSIKGHKYVVSGWMKGENVPAGATASITTEFYNSPSNTQVGARNYQFLVEKITAYSKYIEEKGYPVYFGEFGAARNTFDNDKGGDRWVADALQIFDSLGYHFTYHSYKESSFGLYDGWDKPVDTTTINTALEKVFREFFGTTTSLFSPKGDRKSSLLLYPNPGSEYLNIGNPENIKISKIEVCDLFGNVVISSSEASRLDIHSLAKGSYIILMHHSGGVMHGKWIKQ, encoded by the coding sequence ATGAAAATAAAAATACTGTTTGTATTAAGCTTGCTAATTGTTGTCTTCAATTCCTATGGCCAGGATTTTGTGAAAAGGGATGGCAAAAAACTCAAATATAAAGGTGAGGAAATATTGCTGAGAGGAATGGCATTTGGTAATGTTGTTTATAATGACAACTTTTCTCCATCGCTTCACCATTCAGAGATTGATTTGCAGAGGGTTCATAATTTAGGAATGAATGCCATCAGGTTTTATTTGAATTATAAAACCTTTGAAAATGATGCAAATCCATATACATATAAGCAAAGTGGTTGGGACTGGATCGACAAAAATGTGGAATGGGCTAAAAATCATGGTATTTTTCTGATACTTAACATGCACGTGCCACAAGGAGGATATCAGTCAACGTGTGGAGGTGATGCTTTATGGACTAACCCTGAAAATCAAAAGCGTCTGGCTGCTCTTTGGAAGGCAATCGCTAGTCGTTACAAAGACGAACCTCAGATAGGAGCCTATGATATTCTGAATGAACCAACTCCCTCTGGTAGCATCCAAAATTGGAGCAATCTGGCTCAAAGAATTATAGATAGTATCAGGAGTGTTGATAATAACCACCTTATAATTACAGAAAGAGCATTGGCTTTGGATTGTGATTATAGCTATTCAGATGCAAACAACAATTACCCGCAAATCACAGAGGAAAATTTGATGTACACAGTTCACCTGTATGATCCTTATGAGTTTACGCATCAAAATCTTGACTGGGCCAATACAGGCGAAGGAGGAAAATACCCGGACGAGAATTTTATAACAGCTCCTTCTGATGCTACTTATTTTACAGGGAATTACACTAACCCGTCAATTGGCTCTGGCACCAAGGATTGGACCTATTTTACTGGCAAGCCTTATACTGTCATTGATGATGAAGTAATTTTGGGACGTGTAGTATTCGTATCTAATAAAATCGGAGCCGGCAAGGTATATTTTGACGATTTTGTGCTAAAAGAATTGGATGCCAGTGGGAATGAAATAAGAACTATTTATTCTGAGAATTTATCTTCCGGAACTTATTGGTGGTATTCAGCGGATGGTACAGGAGCTTATAAGGAAGAAAGCTCTGTTGGTCACAACGATAATTATTCAATTTCAATTTCTGGAAATCAGGCAGCGGCAACTGTAATCTGTCCTAATTTTAGCTTTAAGTCAATAAAGGGTCATAAATACGTGGTAAGTGGCTGGATGAAAGGCGAAAATGTACCTGCCGGGGCGACTGCATCTATTACAACAGAATTTTATAATTCTCCTTCTAATACCCAGGTTGGGGCCAGAAATTATCAGTTTCTCGTGGAAAAAATTACTGCTTATTCAAAATATATTGAAGAAAAGGGGTATCCTGTATACTTTGGAGAGTTTGGCGCTGCGAGAAATACGTTTGATAATGATAAAGGCGGAGACAGATGGGTAGCAGATGCACTGCAAATTTTTGACAGTTTAGGGTATCATTTCACCTACCATTCTTATAAGGAATCTTCGTTCGGATTATATGACGGATGGGATAAACCCGTGGACACGACTACCATTAATACCGCCCTTGAAAAAGTTTTCAGAGAATTCTTCGGCACGACCACAAGTCTTTTTTCTCCTAAAGGAGATCGTAAATCTTCTTTGTTGCTCTATCCAAATCCTGGAAGTGAGTATCTGAATATTGGTAATCCGGAAAATATTAAAATTTCTAAAATTGAGGTCTGTGATTTATTTGGAAATGTGGTGATATCATCTTCAGAAGCTTCAAGATTAGATATTCATTCTTTGGCAAAGGGAAGCTATATTATTTTAATGCATCATTCAGGTGGAGTGATGCATGGGAAGTGGATAAAGCAATAA
- a CDS encoding JAB domain-containing protein, translating to MNVKLSEEQKIKLLNSDDVYSIMQEILLREKKIDRNKEHFWTIGLANNNQILYIELISLGGTSKTIVEPMQVFRVGVLKGAVKMLLVHNHPSGDLIPSEQDKDITDRLLQVGIILDIQVIDYLIISEKSFTSFLDIGLLDILKKSNKYVPAFELEARIRKEAEALGEERGKYIRNVEIAKELKKKGLGDQVIAEVTGLSIGEVEELD from the coding sequence ATGAATGTAAAACTTTCGGAGGAACAAAAGATTAAACTACTCAACTCAGACGACGTCTACAGCATTATGCAGGAGATTCTTTTGCGGGAAAAGAAAATTGACCGCAACAAAGAACACTTCTGGACAATCGGTCTCGCAAATAACAATCAGATTTTATATATAGAACTGATCAGCTTGGGTGGTACCAGCAAAACTATTGTTGAGCCGATGCAGGTTTTCAGAGTTGGGGTTTTAAAAGGAGCTGTGAAAATGCTTCTGGTGCATAACCATCCTAGTGGAGATCTGATTCCGAGCGAGCAGGATAAAGATATTACAGACAGGCTTCTTCAGGTAGGAATTATCCTCGATATACAGGTGATTGATTATCTTATTATTTCTGAAAAGTCATTTACAAGTTTTTTAGATATTGGATTGCTGGATATATTAAAGAAAAGCAATAAATATGTTCCGGCTTTTGAACTGGAAGCACGAATAAGGAAAGAAGCAGAAGCTTTGGGTGAGGAACGGGGAAAGTATATTCGAAATGTTGAAATCGCTAAAGAGTTAAAGAAAAAAGGTCTGGGCGATCAGGTGATTGCAGAAGTGACAGGGCTTTCGATTGGAGAAGTTGAAGAGCTGGATTAG
- the dxs gene encoding 1-deoxy-D-xylulose-5-phosphate synthase, which produces MLIKPGKLLGQIDSPEDLRKLEETQLYQVCTELRQFIVDNVSVYGGHFAAGLGVVELTVALHYVFNTPKDQLVWDVGHQAYGHKILTGRRDVFHTNRLYKGISGFPKRSESPYDSFGVGHSSTSISAALGMAVGSRYKQELDKQHIAVIGDGALTAGLAFEAMNHAGVSNSNLLIVLNDNCMAIDPNVGALKDYLTDITTSQTYNKLRDEAWHILGKISKFGPNAQTIASKIETALKSSLLKNSNLFESLKIRYFGPVDGHDIDHLVNIFNDLKNIPGPKILHCVTTKGKGFPLAEKDQVKWHAPGKFDKLTGEISIKHFDTPQAPKYQDVFGHTIVELAEKNPKIMGITPAMPSGSSLNIMMEKMPDRAFDVGIAEQHAVTFSGGLATQGLIPFCNIYSTFMQRAYDSVIHDVCLQNLHVVFCLDRAGVAGADGPTHHGAYDIAFMRCIPNMVVSSPMNESELRNLMYTAQLDGNGPFTIRYPRGQGVMPEWRLPFEKIEIGKGRTVKEGEEIAILTFGPIGNNAVDACNILEHEELTPAHYDMRFAKPLDEALLHKIFKKFKKIITVEDGCLMGGFGSAVLEFMADNNYSAKIVRLGIPDKIIEHGEQPQLYKECGYGTEGIVEAVRSLTSIVHQE; this is translated from the coding sequence ATGTTAATAAAACCGGGAAAATTATTGGGTCAGATCGACTCTCCTGAAGATCTGAGAAAACTGGAGGAAACGCAGCTTTACCAGGTTTGTACCGAGCTCAGGCAGTTTATTGTAGACAATGTATCCGTATATGGAGGACATTTTGCTGCTGGGCTTGGTGTGGTGGAACTTACCGTTGCACTTCATTATGTATTTAATACTCCTAAAGATCAGCTTGTCTGGGATGTAGGACATCAGGCTTATGGCCATAAAATTCTTACAGGAAGAAGGGACGTTTTCCATACAAACAGACTTTATAAAGGAATTTCCGGTTTCCCGAAAAGAAGCGAAAGTCCTTATGATTCATTTGGAGTAGGACACTCTTCCACTTCTATTTCTGCAGCTCTCGGAATGGCTGTAGGCTCCAGATACAAGCAAGAACTTGACAAACAGCATATAGCTGTAATCGGAGACGGAGCATTAACAGCAGGTCTTGCATTCGAGGCAATGAACCATGCAGGAGTTTCCAATAGTAATCTGTTAATCGTCCTCAATGACAATTGCATGGCAATTGATCCTAATGTGGGGGCGCTTAAGGATTATCTTACAGACATTACCACATCGCAGACTTATAACAAACTCCGAGATGAGGCATGGCATATTTTGGGTAAAATAAGCAAGTTCGGCCCTAACGCTCAAACAATTGCTTCCAAAATTGAGACTGCTTTAAAATCTTCTTTATTAAAAAACAGCAATCTTTTTGAATCTCTTAAAATAAGATATTTTGGACCGGTAGACGGACATGACATTGATCATCTGGTTAATATCTTTAATGATCTCAAAAATATTCCAGGGCCCAAAATCCTTCACTGTGTTACAACTAAAGGAAAAGGATTTCCTCTTGCTGAAAAAGACCAGGTAAAGTGGCATGCTCCCGGGAAGTTTGATAAACTTACCGGAGAAATCAGTATCAAACATTTTGATACCCCTCAGGCTCCTAAATATCAGGATGTTTTTGGCCATACCATCGTAGAACTGGCTGAAAAAAACCCAAAGATTATGGGAATTACCCCCGCAATGCCATCTGGTTCTTCTTTAAATATCATGATGGAAAAAATGCCTGACAGAGCATTTGATGTGGGTATAGCAGAACAACATGCCGTTACTTTTTCCGGAGGGCTCGCCACTCAGGGACTCATTCCTTTTTGCAATATCTATTCTACTTTCATGCAACGTGCTTATGATTCAGTCATTCACGATGTTTGTCTGCAGAATCTACACGTCGTTTTCTGTCTTGACAGAGCAGGAGTCGCAGGTGCCGATGGCCCAACGCACCACGGAGCGTACGATATTGCATTTATGAGATGTATCCCGAACATGGTAGTTTCATCTCCGATGAATGAAAGCGAATTGAGAAATCTAATGTATACTGCTCAACTGGATGGCAACGGACCGTTTACAATCAGATATCCCAGAGGCCAGGGCGTAATGCCAGAATGGAGGCTTCCATTTGAAAAGATTGAGATTGGTAAAGGACGCACAGTAAAAGAAGGAGAAGAAATCGCAATACTAACGTTTGGGCCAATAGGCAATAATGCAGTAGATGCATGCAATATCCTTGAGCATGAAGAGCTGACACCAGCTCATTATGATATGAGATTTGCGAAACCACTTGATGAAGCACTTTTACATAAGATCTTCAAGAAATTTAAAAAGATTATTACAGTTGAAGACGGATGTCTGATGGGAGGATTCGGAAGCGCTGTTCTTGAATTTATGGCAGATAACAACTATTCTGCGAAAATAGTAAGACTTGGAATTCCGGATAAAATCATAGAACACGGAGAGCAACCACAACTTTATAAGGAATGTGGTTATGGCACAGAAGGAATTGTAGAAGCTGTCAGATCTTTAACCAGTATTGTACATCAGGAATAG
- a CDS encoding helix-turn-helix domain-containing protein, whose translation MKGPISQVINTRVFRNFIRNRKYIRLILSSIALLTMSYFAFFHKEELTLFPSAQKLNANFYTDKNDNGQSLVISSIHNDSVIGFRFILKKGFVLPYAGINLARPEYQVLDVSEYNRLEVEVSSKNVSDLLIYLVTKDKNVKDTSNRLRDRHSSTNIEITKKRQTLLLKFKEFSTPDWWFTAIGQPKSDFSDPEWNRMNQLSFSTGLNPKLDMKSLLELYKVRFYRDNTIVMLIMVLFEVFIIAGLFIRFYFKSKTDGKKAFSVDVRYKPLETSEKSDTGFNFLDFINENFNNAELDLSLVSKESGVNQRFISETISEKFNCNFKTYVNQIRINEAKRLLKESDFNIGEIAYAVGFSSPGSFNRVFKSMTGKTPSEFQEGSGQ comes from the coding sequence ATGAAGGGACCTATTTCCCAGGTAATCAATACAAGAGTATTCAGGAATTTCATTCGAAATAGAAAATACATTAGGTTAATCCTGAGTAGTATTGCTTTACTAACAATGTCATATTTTGCATTTTTTCATAAAGAAGAATTGACACTTTTCCCCTCTGCCCAAAAGCTGAATGCAAATTTTTATACCGATAAGAATGACAATGGACAATCCTTAGTTATAAGCTCCATTCACAATGACTCCGTTATTGGATTTCGCTTTATACTGAAAAAAGGATTTGTATTGCCATATGCGGGAATTAATCTTGCCAGACCTGAATATCAGGTATTGGATGTTTCTGAATATAACAGATTGGAAGTTGAGGTTTCCTCAAAAAACGTATCTGATCTTCTGATTTATTTAGTTACAAAGGATAAAAATGTCAAAGATACAAGCAACAGGTTGAGGGACAGACATTCTTCAACGAATATTGAGATCACGAAAAAAAGACAAACGTTACTACTGAAATTTAAAGAATTTTCTACTCCTGACTGGTGGTTTACAGCTATTGGTCAACCTAAAAGCGACTTTTCAGATCCTGAATGGAACAGAATGAATCAACTATCTTTTTCCACAGGTCTAAATCCAAAACTGGATATGAAGAGCCTTCTTGAGTTATACAAGGTTCGCTTTTACCGAGATAATACCATTGTTATGCTAATTATGGTTTTATTCGAAGTATTTATAATTGCGGGACTTTTTATTAGGTTTTATTTCAAAAGCAAAACTGACGGGAAGAAAGCTTTTTCTGTTGATGTTCGATATAAGCCTTTGGAAACGAGTGAGAAATCAGATACTGGTTTTAATTTTCTGGATTTCATTAACGAAAATTTCAATAATGCTGAACTGGACCTTTCTCTTGTTTCAAAAGAATCAGGTGTAAACCAAAGGTTCATTTCAGAAACCATCTCTGAAAAGTTCAATTGCAATTTTAAAACTTATGTAAACCAGATAAGAATAAATGAAGCAAAAAGACTTTTGAAAGAATCTGACTTTAATATAGGTGAAATCGCCTATGCAGTCGGTTTCAGCAGTCCCGGGAGCTTTAACCGGGTTTTTAAAAGTATGACAGGCAAGACCCCATCAGAGTTTCAGGAAGGTTCTGGACAGTAG
- a CDS encoding eCIS core domain-containing protein, producing the protein MQSVKTQNKSLPQRKTDAQIANQNLAYGKVADQSLFDNSSLYGKNVTQMMSNAIAGMHYSTVPIQRKHEKEVAQSPQKNESPEKVNNTGMPDNLKSGIEAMSGLSMDGVKVHYNSDKPKQLKALAYAQGNDIFVGSGQEKHLPHEAWHVVQQKEGRVEPTRKQNGLNINDDKELENEADRMGNKAMQFKGYGTPVTEKGASGSSNTAQLYIESEPSVLLDIINKLKEAYKDKVEFPVILKEALDTWVVNGQGRSFSEEVIYTLDNFKEKLNLNFLWAKINKLETENEVYLIDAVKRSTEKVNKIQGNAYQYPHKLGSGKDVYGNEREGVPSSDTSKALAKDLRDELENKEVWKYKWDKGKGERVPAGYMMGVAITSSATFAAYSGSVEPTYKGNKPTFTDVARTKNFTVKKDPVSVDLTDLSRSVSGSTPEGVVEWHDDNEKHDYKVVKQDGESASAEIGSCAGTKLAKLSPLYMTEVWVGPDSSSGVKINDNDGNSKKYNNESEEIPSCLNCQFVIPMLLDNGDIVELQSERLKTTLVKVTKEVMYLEALEKINKEEVISQVITFISLPNAKLLRGYEEDVRDEIGNKFDEEIDRLKTSKPSVQDVMGIATRIYGRQKKWMDFVKKVEEQRIEEAVEEENNVNEDISQEIPVTSNLNVAKGGSNKSKSKAKRSVKGKRKKNRQVEKSEEKNSIKGFAWLLVLVVILAILSGLYTLGSGNKDKNH; encoded by the coding sequence ATGCAATCTGTAAAAACCCAGAACAAGAGCTTACCACAAAGGAAAACCGACGCGCAAATTGCAAATCAGAATCTTGCATATGGTAAAGTAGCGGATCAAAGTCTGTTTGACAATTCAAGTCTATATGGAAAAAATGTAACACAAATGATGAGCAATGCAATAGCTGGAATGCATTATTCAACAGTGCCTATTCAGCGAAAGCATGAAAAAGAAGTGGCACAAAGTCCACAAAAAAATGAGTCGCCAGAGAAGGTGAACAATACAGGAATGCCTGACAATTTAAAATCAGGTATTGAGGCAATGTCTGGTTTGTCTATGGATGGAGTAAAGGTTCACTACAATTCAGATAAACCCAAGCAGTTGAAGGCTCTTGCCTATGCTCAAGGCAATGATATTTTTGTTGGAAGCGGGCAGGAGAAACATTTGCCACATGAGGCCTGGCACGTGGTACAACAAAAGGAAGGGAGAGTAGAACCTACAAGAAAGCAGAATGGTCTAAATATTAATGATGATAAGGAGCTGGAGAATGAAGCGGATAGGATGGGTAATAAAGCTATGCAATTTAAAGGTTATGGAACTCCGGTAACCGAAAAAGGGGCTTCCGGATCCTCAAATACCGCACAACTATATATTGAAAGCGAACCAAGTGTATTACTAGATATTATTAATAAATTGAAAGAGGCTTATAAGGACAAAGTTGAGTTTCCGGTAATCCTTAAAGAGGCTCTTGATACCTGGGTAGTGAATGGGCAAGGCAGGTCCTTCAGTGAGGAAGTTATTTATACACTTGATAACTTTAAAGAAAAACTTAATCTCAATTTTCTTTGGGCCAAAATTAACAAGCTGGAAACTGAGAATGAAGTTTACCTGATTGACGCGGTTAAGCGTTCCACTGAAAAGGTAAATAAGATACAGGGTAATGCTTATCAATATCCTCATAAACTTGGTTCAGGTAAGGATGTGTATGGGAATGAGAGGGAAGGAGTCCCATCTTCTGATACAAGTAAAGCATTAGCCAAAGATTTAAGAGATGAGTTGGAGAATAAAGAAGTCTGGAAATACAAATGGGATAAAGGTAAAGGTGAAAGAGTACCGGCTGGATATATGATGGGAGTTGCAATTACAAGTTCTGCCACATTTGCTGCGTATTCAGGAAGTGTAGAGCCTACTTACAAAGGTAATAAACCTACGTTTACTGATGTCGCAAGGACTAAAAACTTTACAGTTAAGAAAGATCCGGTAAGTGTAGATTTAACAGACTTGTCCAGGAGCGTTTCAGGTTCAACTCCGGAGGGCGTGGTTGAATGGCATGATGACAATGAAAAACATGATTATAAGGTTGTAAAACAGGATGGAGAAAGTGCAAGTGCAGAAATAGGAAGCTGTGCTGGAACTAAGCTGGCCAAATTATCCCCTTTGTATATGACCGAAGTTTGGGTTGGGCCAGATAGCAGCAGTGGAGTAAAAATAAACGACAACGATGGCAACTCTAAGAAGTATAATAATGAATCAGAAGAGATTCCTTCTTGTCTCAATTGTCAGTTTGTGATTCCTATGCTTTTGGATAATGGAGATATAGTTGAATTGCAAAGTGAGAGGCTAAAGACTACTTTGGTAAAAGTCACGAAAGAGGTGATGTATCTAGAAGCTCTTGAAAAGATAAATAAGGAGGAAGTTATTAGTCAGGTGATAACATTCATAAGCTTGCCAAATGCCAAACTTTTACGAGGCTATGAGGAGGACGTTAGAGACGAGATAGGAAATAAGTTTGATGAAGAAATTGACAGGTTAAAAACGTCAAAACCTTCAGTTCAGGATGTTATGGGTATCGCAACCCGAATTTACGGGAGGCAGAAAAAATGGATGGATTTTGTCAAAAAGGTCGAGGAGCAAAGAATTGAAGAGGCAGTTGAAGAAGAGAATAATGTAAATGAGGATATAAGTCAGGAAATTCCCGTAACAAGCAATTTAAATGTAGCAAAAGGTGGCAGTAACAAATCAAAAAGTAAAGCAAAGAGGAGTGTAAAAGGAAAAAGGAAGAAGAATCGGCAGGTGGAAAAATCTGAAGAGAAAAATTCTATTAAAGGTTTTGCATGGCTTTTGGTGCTGGTCGTAATTTTAGCAATTTTGAGTGGTTTATACACTCTTGGCAGTGGAAATAAGGATAAGAATCACTAA